Proteins encoded by one window of Arabidopsis thaliana chromosome 2, partial sequence:
- a CDS encoding Carbohydrate-binding X8 domain superfamily protein (Carbohydrate-binding X8 domain superfamily protein; FUNCTIONS IN: molecular_function unknown; INVOLVED IN: biological_process unknown; LOCATED IN: endomembrane system; CONTAINS InterPro DOMAIN/s: X8 (InterPro:IPR012946); BEST Arabidopsis thaliana protein match is: Carbohydrate-binding X8 domain superfamily protein (TAIR:AT2G30933.1); Has 1319 Blast hits to 1271 proteins in 29 species: Archae - 0; Bacteria - 0; Metazoa - 0; Fungi - 0; Plants - 1319; Viruses - 0; Other Eukaryotes - 0 (source: NCBI BLink).) — protein sequence MKTKMLITLFALVSVAGTSEATGTLAAQQNTSIIPTYTLWCMENPYAYFRRVISSLKWACKNGADCSPLEKGGRCQDLDNYRSQASYAFNDYYQKNPIPRNCDFNGAAVLTVQDPSNTKHFTFEKIKPTSDQNS from the coding sequence ATGAAGACGAAGATGTTAATAACCCTCTTTGCACTAGTTTCAGTAGCAGGAACATCAGAAGCGACTGGTACACTTGCTGCACAGCAGAACACAAGCATTATACCTACATACACACTCTGGTGCATGGAAAATCCATATGCCTACTTTAGAAGAGTGATTTCGAGCCTAAAATGGGCTTGCAAAAATGGTGCTGATTGCTCACCATTGGAAAAGGGTGGCCGTTGTCAAGACCTCGACAATTACAGAAGCCAAGCTTCTTATGCATTCAATGACTATTACCAGAAGAATCCTATACCCAGAAACTGCGATTTCAATGGTGCTGCTGTGCTTACAGTTCAGGACCCAAGTAATACTAAACACTTTACAttcgaaaaaataaaaccaaccTCTGATCAAAATTCCTAG
- a CDS encoding Putative AT-hook DNA-binding family protein (Predicted AT-hook DNA-binding family protein; FUNCTIONS IN: DNA binding; INVOLVED IN: biological_process unknown; LOCATED IN: chloroplast; EXPRESSED IN: leaf whorl, sepal, flower; EXPRESSED DURING: petal differentiation and expansion stage; CONTAINS InterPro DOMAIN/s: Protein of unknown function DUF296 (InterPro:IPR005175), AT hook, DNA-binding motif (InterPro:IPR017956), Predicted AT-hook DNA-binding (InterPro:IPR014476); BEST Arabidopsis thaliana protein match is: Predicted AT-hook DNA-binding family protein (TAIR:AT2G35270.1); Has 767 Blast hits to 762 proteins in 28 species: Archae - 0; Bacteria - 10; Metazoa - 0; Fungi - 0; Plants - 756; Viruses - 0; Other Eukaryotes - 1 (source: NCBI BLink).) — translation MAGGTALTPTSVGSKSVPMRNHEATERGNTNNNLRALPKAVQPVSSIEGEMAKRPRGRPAGSKNKPKPPIIVTHDSPNSLRANAVEISSGCDICETLSDFARRKQRGLCILSANGCVTNVTLRQPASSGAIVTLHGRYEILSLLGSILPPPAPLGITGLTIYLAGPQGQVVGGGVVGGLIASGPVVLMAASFMNAVFDRLPMDDDEAASMQNQQYYQNGRSRPLDDIHGLPQNLLTNGNSASDIYSWGPAQRVMSKP, via the coding sequence ATGGCTGGAGGTACAGCTCTAACTCCAACCTCTGTAGGATCCAAGTCTGTTCCAATGAGGAACCATGAAGCAACAGAGAGAGgcaacaccaacaacaacctGAGAGCATTACCCAAAGCCGTCCAACCGGTTTCATCAATCGAAGGAGAGATGGCTAAGAGGCCACGTGGCAGACCCGCTGGCTCCAAGAACAAACCCAAACCACCAATCATTGTGACTCACGACAGTCCAAATTCCCTCAGAGCTAACGCCGTTGAGATCAGCTCAGGTTGTGACATCTGTGAGACTTTATCGGATTTTGCAAGAAGGAAACAGAGAGGTCTCTGCATTCTCAGTGCCAATGGTTGTGTCACCAATGTGACATTAAGGCAACCAGCTTCATCAGGAGCAATTGTCACATTACACGGACGTTACGAGATCCTCTCATTGCTTGGATCAATCTTGCCTCCACCAGCACCACTTGGAATAACTGGTCTGACCATTTACTTAGCCGGACCTCAAGGACAGGTTGTTGGTGGAGGAGTGGTTGGTGGGCTAATCGCATCTGGTCCTGTTGTTCTCATGGCTGCATCTTTCATGAATGCTGTTTTTGATCGTCTTCctatggatgatgatgaagctgcCTCTATGCAGAACCAGCAGTACTACCAGAATGGAAGATCCCGTCCTTTAGATGACATTCATGGACTGCCTCAAAATCTGCTCACTAATGGAAACTCGGCTTCTGATATCTACTCTTGGGGGCCTGCGCAGCGTGTCATGTCGAAACCTTAA
- a CDS encoding Magnesium transporter CorA-like family protein (Magnesium transporter CorA-like family protein; FUNCTIONS IN: metal ion transmembrane transporter activity; INVOLVED IN: metal ion transport, transmembrane transport; LOCATED IN: membrane; EXPRESSED IN: 21 plant structures; EXPRESSED DURING: 13 growth stages; CONTAINS InterPro DOMAIN/s: Mg2+ transporter protein, CorA-like (InterPro:IPR002523); BEST Arabidopsis thaliana protein match is: Magnesium transporter CorA-like family protein (TAIR:AT1G29820.2); Has 661 Blast hits to 660 proteins in 306 species: Archae - 0; Bacteria - 590; Metazoa - 0; Fungi - 0; Plants - 56; Viruses - 0; Other Eukaryotes - 15 (source: NCBI BLink).) encodes MNANHKNGNPGYHNLWTNGLICAFEFCQGRRKNNTSVHGDSSLRIKKQECETDQFGTGEDEEHSRSYWRGIGWDRISELVQTVQVDNNWDLRKIDLDEDEATVAELAAPYWERPLAGPTWWCHLDATHHGIASWLRNAHWLHPAVSLALRDESKLISERMKHIFYEVPVRVAGGLLFELLGQSAGDPFIQEDDIPIVLRSWQAQNFLVTALHVKGFALNISVLGITEVQEMLIAGGACIPRTVHELIAHLACRLARWDDRLFRKYIFGAADEVELMFMNKRLYEDPNLFTTILNQEIRRLSTQVIRVKWSLHAREEIVFELLQQLKGNRTKDLLEGIKKSTRDMINEQEAVRGRLFTIQDVMQNTVRAWLQDQSLTVTHNLGIFGGVGLLITIVTGLFGINVDGIPGAKDFPQAFALFSVVLFVSGLVLVVAGLIYLGLKEPVAEENVETRKLELDEMVKKFQQEAESHAQVCKKVPQNIERTTSRSRMIVHDPNGYVLLE; translated from the exons ATGAATGCGAATCACAAGAACGGGAATCCAGGTTACCATAATCTCTGGACCAATGGACTTATCTGTGCTTTCGAGTTTTGTCAAGGTCGTCGTAAGAATAACACAAGTGTCCATGGAGATTCGTCTCTCAGAAT AAAGAAACAGGAATGTGAAACAGATCAATTTGGTACTGGTGAAGACGAAGAACATTCTAGGAGTTATTGGCGAGGAATTGGATGGGATAGGATCTCTGAGCTTGTTCAGACTGTTCAAGTTGATAATAATTGGGATTTGCGAAAGATTGACTTAGATGAGGATGAAGCCACTGTTGCTGAGCTTGCTGCTCCTTACTGGGAACGACCACTTGCTGGTCCAACTTGGTGGTGTCATCTTGATGCTACCCATCATGGTATTGCCTCGTGGTTACGTAATGCGCATTGGTTACATCCCGCGGTCAGTCTTGCTCTGCGGGACGAAAGCAAACTGATTAGTGAACGAATGAAACATATTTTCTATGAG GTGCCTGTCAGAGTTGCTGGTGGGTTGCTGTTTGAGCTGTTGGGACAATCAGCGGGTGATCCTTTCATCCAAGAAGATGACATACCTATTGTCTTAAGGTCTTGGCAAGCACAGAATTTTCTGGTGACTGCATTGCACGTTAAAGGCTTTGCCTTGAACATTAGTGTCTTAGGTATTACTGAAGTCCag GAAATGCTTATTGCTGGTGGAGCCTGCATTCCGAGAACCGTTCATGAACTAATAGCACATCTTGCATGCCGCCTTGCACGCTGGGATGATAG GCTATTCCGGAAGTATATATTTGGTGCAGCTGATGAAGTTGAGTTGATGTTTATGAATAA GAGACTGTACGAGGACCCAAATCTGTTCACTACAATCTTGAATCAAGAGATCAGAAGGCTGTCGACCCAG GTTATACGGGTGAAATGGTCGCTTCATGCTAGAGAAGAGATTGTGTTCGAGCTTCTTCAGCAACTAAAAGGCAATAGAACAAAAGACTTGCTAGAAGGAATAAAAAAGAGCACCCGCGATATGATCAATGAACAAGAGGCCGTGCGAGGTCGGTTATTCACTATCCAAGATGTCATGCAAAACACGGTTCGAGCATGGTTACAG GACCAGAGCCTCACGGTCACACATAACCTAGGAATCTTTGGAGGAGTCGGTCTTTTGATTACAATAGTGACCGGTCTATTTGGAATCAACGTAGATGGGATACCAGGTGCCAAAGATTTTCCACAAGCCTTTGCGCTTTTCTCAGTCGTTCTGTTCGTCTCAGGTTTGGTGCTAGTGGTCGCTGGTTTAATCTACCTTGGACTCAAGGAGCCAGTGGCAGAAGAGAATGTGGAGACTAGGAAACTAGAGCTTGACGAAATGGTGAAGAAGTTTCAACAAGAAGCTGAGTCTCATGCTCAGGTCTGCAAAAAAGTTCCTCAGAACATAGAACGTACGACTAGTAGAAGTAGAATGATAGTCCATGATCCGAATGGTTACGTTCTCTTGGAATGA
- a CDS encoding F-box/LRR protein (unknown protein; BEST Arabidopsis thaliana protein match is: unknown protein (TAIR:AT2G30615.1); Has 60 Blast hits to 45 proteins in 3 species: Archae - 0; Bacteria - 0; Metazoa - 0; Fungi - 0; Plants - 60; Viruses - 0; Other Eukaryotes - 0 (source: NCBI BLink).): protein MDNVKPYTDPMSEEEQNPDPMSEEREQNPNPMIYLCPDLVEEIVLGLPLNSILRFKTGSIYWLNVKPFQVLALDLHTQEFHNVRSRPTHATYADQLVNLDDQILPWKVHFRPVAVSKHGNVYLHDNEKRLLKYYPKTNLLRCISKDTWVISPMVENVLPLRPLGSIPKTFGYGSISQELNHMPGSRMSKFLSRIPTILFTTTLVSQVVYRYLS from the exons ATGGATAATGTTAAACCCTACACCGATCCAATGtcggaagaagaacaaaaccctGATCCAATGTCggaagaaagagaacaaaaccCGAATCCGATGATCTACCTATGTCCCGATCTAGTGGAAGAAATCGTCCTTGGATTGCCGTTGAATTCAATCCTCAGATTCAAAACG GGCTCCATCTACTGGTTAAATGTCAAACCTTTCCAGGTACTAGCTTTGGATCTTCACACACAAGAGTTCCATAATGTTCGCTCAAGACCAACTCACGCAACTTATGCCGACCAACTTGTCAACCTTGATGACC AGATCTTACCGTGGAAAGTGCATTTTAGGCCGGTGGCGGTTTCTAAGCATGGAAATGTTTACTTGCATGACAATGAAAAGAGGTTGTTGAAATACTATCCAAAGACCAACCTCCTTCGTTGCATCTCTAAAGACACTTGGGTCATATCCCCTATGGTTGAGAATGTGCTTCCACTTCGGCCTCTAGGCTCTATTCCCAAGACATTCGGCTACGGATCCATATCTCAGGAGCTTAACCACATGCCGGGATCGAGGATGTCCAAATTTCTTAGCAGAATCCCAACTATACTGTTTACAACCACTCTAGTGTCTCAAGTTGTTTACCGCTATTTGTCTTGA
- a CDS encoding Protein kinase superfamily protein — translation MPPESSLNAEMSKKISFFGLKGLKLWVWVCLVVGVFIVMILCILSLWITFRRKSRRSSSKFPFNQIPHVSKDIRVDRAGFQNPHPESLYIEMNDKSTGKTMMSHLGRTKSSDNDTLSQCSSVNHHERACSSHSGEEGGFGSAGRQYGGGPVTASPLVGLPEISHLGWGHWFTLRDLELATNRFAPVNVLGEGGYGVVYRGKLVNGTEVAVKKLLNNLGQAEKEFRVEVEAIGHVRHKNLVRLLGYCIEGVHRMLVYEYVNSGNLEQWLHGAMRQHGNLTWEARMKIITGTAQALAYLHEAIEPKVVHRDIKASNILIDDEFNAKLSDFGLAKLLDSGESHITTRVMGTFGYVAPEYANTGLLNEKSDIYSFGVLLLEAITGRDPVDYGRPANEVNLVEWLKMMVGTRRAEEVVDPRLEPRPSKSALKRALLVSLRCVDPEAEKRPRMSQVARMLESDEHPFHKERRNKRSKTAGMEIVETKDESLGPSGSETKP, via the exons ATGCCACCTGAGAGTTCTTTAAACGCTGAAATGTCCAAGAAGAtatcattttttggtttgaaggGTTTGAAGTTGTGGGTATGGGTATGTTTGGTAGTTGGAGTATTCATAGTTATGATTCTCTGCATCTTGTCTCTATGGATCACATTCCGTCGGAAATCTAGAAGGTCTTCAAGCAAGTTTCCTTTCAACCAAATACCACATGTGTCCAAAGATATCAGAGTCGACAGGGCTGGGTTTCAGAATCCTCACCCCgaaagtttatatatagaaatgaatGATAAATCCACTGGAAAAACGATGATGTCTCACTTGGGAAGAACCAAGTCTAGTGATAATGACACTTTGAGTCAATGTAGCTCTGTGAATCACCATGAGAGAGCTTGTAGTTCTCATTCTGGTGAAGAAGGAGGCTTTGGAAGTGCTGGGAGACAGTATGGAGGAGGACCTGTAACAGCATCTCCTTTGGTTGGTTTACCAGAAATATCCCATCTTGGTTGGGGACACTGGTTTACTCTTAGGGATCTTGAGCTAGCAACCAACCGTTTTGCTCCAGTGAATGTGCTTGGAGAGGGTGGTTATGGAGTAGTTTATAGGGGTAAACTTGTTAATGGTACCGAGGTTGCTGTAAAGAAGCTTCTGAACAATCT AGGGCAAGCTGAGAAGGAATTTCGGGTAGAAGTTGAGGCTATTGGTCATGTACGGCACAAGAATCTTgttaggcttttaggatattGCATAGAGGGAGTTCATCG GATGCTTGTTTATGAGTATGTTAATAGTGGTAACTTAGAACAATGGCTACATGGAGCAATGCGGCAACATGGAAATCTCACTTGGGAAGCACGGATGAAAATCATTACTGGTACTGCACAAGC GCTTGCTTACTTGCATGAAGCAATAGAACCAAAAGTGGTCCACAGAGACATAAAAGCAAGTAATatattgattgatgatgagtttAATGCAAAACTCTCTGACTTTGGGTTAGCCAAGCTCTTGGACTCGGGTGAGAGTCACATCACTACCAGAGTCATGGGTACCTTTGG ATATGTAGCACCAGAATATGCTAATACAGGTCTTTTAAACGAAAAGAGTGATATATATAGCTTTGGTGTCTTGCTTCTTGAAGCTATAACTGGTCGAGATCCAGTTGATTATGGTCGTCCTGCTAATGAG GTGAATCTTGTTGAATGGCTAAAGATGATGGTTGGAACAAGAAGAGCAGAAGAAGTTGTGGATCCAAGACTTGAACCTAGACCTAGTAAAAGTGCTTTGAAACGTGCACTCTTGGTTTCCCTTAGATGTGTTGATCCTGAAGCAGAGAAACGTCCTAGAATGAGTCAGGTTGCGCGCATGCTTGAATCTGATGAACACCCTTTTCACAAG GAGAGGAGGAACAAAAGGAGCAAAACCGCGGGCATGGAGATTGTTGAGACCAAAGACGAATCTCTTGGTCCTAGTGGCTCAGAGACAAAGCCTTAG
- a CDS encoding Protein kinase superfamily protein, which yields MPPESSLNAEMSKKISFFGLKGLKLWVWVCLVVGVFIVMILCILSLWITFRRKSRRSSSKFPFNQIPHVSKDIRVDRAGFQNPHPESLYIEMNDKSTGKTMMSHLGRTKSSDNDTLSQCSSVNHHERACSSHSGEEGGFGSAGRQYGGGPVTASPLVGLPEISHLGWGHWFTLRDLELATNRFAPVNVLGEGGYGVVYRGKLVNGTEVAVKKLLNNLGQAEKEFRVEVEAIGHVRHKNLVRLLGYCIEGVHRMLVYEYVNSGNLEQWLHGAMRQHGNLTWEARMKIITGTAQALAYLHEAIEPKVVHRDIKASNILIDDEFNAKLSDFGLAKLLDSGESHITTRVMGTFG from the exons ATGCCACCTGAGAGTTCTTTAAACGCTGAAATGTCCAAGAAGAtatcattttttggtttgaaggGTTTGAAGTTGTGGGTATGGGTATGTTTGGTAGTTGGAGTATTCATAGTTATGATTCTCTGCATCTTGTCTCTATGGATCACATTCCGTCGGAAATCTAGAAGGTCTTCAAGCAAGTTTCCTTTCAACCAAATACCACATGTGTCCAAAGATATCAGAGTCGACAGGGCTGGGTTTCAGAATCCTCACCCCgaaagtttatatatagaaatgaatGATAAATCCACTGGAAAAACGATGATGTCTCACTTGGGAAGAACCAAGTCTAGTGATAATGACACTTTGAGTCAATGTAGCTCTGTGAATCACCATGAGAGAGCTTGTAGTTCTCATTCTGGTGAAGAAGGAGGCTTTGGAAGTGCTGGGAGACAGTATGGAGGAGGACCTGTAACAGCATCTCCTTTGGTTGGTTTACCAGAAATATCCCATCTTGGTTGGGGACACTGGTTTACTCTTAGGGATCTTGAGCTAGCAACCAACCGTTTTGCTCCAGTGAATGTGCTTGGAGAGGGTGGTTATGGAGTAGTTTATAGGGGTAAACTTGTTAATGGTACCGAGGTTGCTGTAAAGAAGCTTCTGAACAATCT AGGGCAAGCTGAGAAGGAATTTCGGGTAGAAGTTGAGGCTATTGGTCATGTACGGCACAAGAATCTTgttaggcttttaggatattGCATAGAGGGAGTTCATCG GATGCTTGTTTATGAGTATGTTAATAGTGGTAACTTAGAACAATGGCTACATGGAGCAATGCGGCAACATGGAAATCTCACTTGGGAAGCACGGATGAAAATCATTACTGGTACTGCACAAGC GCTTGCTTACTTGCATGAAGCAATAGAACCAAAAGTGGTCCACAGAGACATAAAAGCAAGTAATatattgattgatgatgagtttAATGCAAAACTCTCTGACTTTGGGTTAGCCAAGCTCTTGGACTCGGGTGAGAGTCACATCACTACCAGAGTCATGGGTACCTTTGGGTAA
- a CDS encoding myosin-G heavy chain-like protein (unknown protein; FUNCTIONS IN: molecular_function unknown; INVOLVED IN: biological_process unknown; LOCATED IN: chloroplast thylakoid membrane, chloroplast; Has 32 Blast hits to 32 proteins in 16 species: Archae - 0; Bacteria - 0; Metazoa - 2; Fungi - 2; Plants - 28; Viruses - 0; Other Eukaryotes - 0 (source: NCBI BLink).), producing the protein MALNFFSTSLHPISNPSSSSRSKQSHHLLLQLSSPPATRVRSERSEIGVTDDNNNNNDTSSSSFSGSSSSSSVRTQLDLLEQLTSTSDGYLSDGGGSRGLTIRDQLAGLVGDRDDDFSIPLGKNLKKVSPKFLTISQKRNIKRQSYLNEVSQRNDSVFFATIGAFVILPPLVILAIAILTGYVQLFP; encoded by the exons ATGGCCTTGAACTTCTTCTCCACTTCTCTTCACCCAATTTCAAacccatcttcttcctctcgaTCCAAACAGAGCCATCATCTCCTTCTGcaactctcttctcctccagCAACACGTGTCCGCTCCGAGCGAAGTGAAATCGGCGTCACtgacgacaacaacaacaacaacgatacttcttcgtcttctttctcCG gttcttcgtcttcttcatcagtaCGCACACAACTAGATCTCCTTGAGCAGCTAACTTCAACAAGTGATG GGTACTTAAGTGATGGTGGTGGCTCAAGAGGACTCACTATTCGTGACCAATTGGCTGGACTTGTTGGTGACAGAGACGATGATTTCAGCATTCCCTTAGGCAAGAACTTAAAGAAAGTGAGTCCTAAATTCTTAACGATATCTCAGAAAAGGAACATTAAGAGACAAAGCTACCTTAATGAGGTCTCTCAGAGGAATGATTCTGTTTTCTTTGCTACTATTGGCGCCTTTGTAATCCTTCCTCCTTTGGTCATTCTAGCTATTGCTATCTTAACTGGCTATGTTCAACTCTTCCCTTaa
- a CDS encoding Eukaryotic aspartyl protease family protein (Eukaryotic aspartyl protease family protein; FUNCTIONS IN: aspartic-type endopeptidase activity; INVOLVED IN: proteolysis; EXPRESSED IN: 7 plant structures; EXPRESSED DURING: 4 anthesis; CONTAINS InterPro DOMAIN/s: Peptidase aspartic (InterPro:IPR021109), Peptidase aspartic, catalytic (InterPro:IPR009007), Peptidase A1 (InterPro:IPR001461); BEST Arabidopsis thaliana protein match is: Eukaryotic aspartyl protease family protein (TAIR:AT3G59080.1); Has 2669 Blast hits to 2647 proteins in 228 species: Archae - 0; Bacteria - 4; Metazoa - 402; Fungi - 186; Plants - 1940; Viruses - 0; Other Eukaryotes - 137 (source: NCBI BLink).) — MSTKLSIFLLGLILFSVSPFSGDCRTLSGKHEHYSSSLNMFNSQDTMRFSSASSSTSNDCGFSSKEHDPSKEHTRESVKPQSRIKQETKRTTHSVVDLQIQDLTRIKTLHARFNKSKKQKNEKVRKKITSDISLVGAPEVSPGKLIATLESGMTLGSGEYFMDVLVGTPPKHFSLILDTGSDLNWLQCLPCYDCFHQNGMFYDPKTSASFKNITCNDPRCSLISSPDPPVQCESDNQSCPYFYWYGDRSNTTGDFAVETFTVNLTTTEGGSSEYKVGNMMFGCGHWNRGLFSGASGLLGLGRGPLSFSSQLQSLYGHSFSYCLVDRNSNTNVSSKLIFGEDKDLLNHTNLNFTSFVNGKENSVETFYYIQIKSILVGGKALDIPEETWNISSDGDGGTIIDSGTTLSYFAEPAYEIIKNKFAEKMKENYPIFRDFPVLDPCFNVSGIEENNIHLPELGIAFVDGTVWNFPAENSFIWLSEDLVCLAILGTPKSTFSIIGNYQQQNFHILYDTKRSRLGFTPTKCADI, encoded by the coding sequence ATGTCGACCAAACTCAGTATATTTCTTCTTGGCCTGATTTTGTTCTCTGTCTCACCATTTTCCGGAGACTGTAGAACTCTTTCAGGGAAACATGAGCATTACTCTTCATCCCTTAACATGTTTAATTCCCAAGATACGATGCGTTTCagttctgcttcttcttcaacaagcaACGATTGCGGTTTCTCCTCCAAGGAACATGATCCTTCCAAGGAACATACCAGAGAATCGGTGAAGCCTCAATCAAGGattaaacaagaaacaaagagaacaaCACATTCAGTTGTTGATCTTCAAATCCAAGACCTCACAAGAATTAAGACGCTTCATGCTCGGTTCAACAAAtcgaagaaacagaaaaacgaGAAGGTTAGGAAGAAGATTACCTCAGATATTTCTTTGGTGGGAGCTCCAGAGGTTTCACCGGGGAAGCTGATAGCAACACTTGAGTCTGGTATGACGCTCGGTTCTGGTGAATACTTCATGGACGTGCTTGTGGGCACACCACCAAAACACTTCTCATTGATTCTTGACACAGGGAGTGACTTAAACTGGCTCCAATGCCTTCCTTGCTACGACTGTTTCCATCAAAACGGTATGTTTTATGATCCAAAAACGTCCGCTTCATTCAAGAACATAACATGCAATGACCCTAGATGCAGCCTTATCTCATCACCCGATCCTCCAGTACAGTGCGAATCAGATAACCAATCGTGCCCTTATTTCTACTGGTATGGAGACAGGTCGAACACAACTGGAGATTTCGCGGTTGAGACTTTCACCGTTAATCTCACGACCACTGAGGGAGGAAGCTCAGAGTACAAGGTGGGAAATATGATGTTTGGGTGTGGCCATTGGAACCGAGGTCTCTTCAGTGGTGCTTCAGGTCTGCTTGGGTTAGGAAGAGGACctctttcgttttcttctcaGCTTCAGTCTCTCTATGGCCATTCCTTTTCCTACTGTCTTGTCGATAGAAACAGCAACACCAATGTAAGCAGCAAGTTGATATttggagaagacaaagatttGCTGAACCACACAAATCTGAACTTCACTTCTTTTGTGAACGGGAAGGAGAATTCAGTGGAGACATTTTACTATATACAGATCAAATCCATTCTAGTCGGCGGCAAAGCTCTAGACATACCTGAAGAAACATGGAATATCTCATCAGATGGTGATGGTGGAACCATCATTGATTCTGGTACAACCTTAAGCTATTTCGCAGAACCTGCATATGAGATCATCAAAAACAAGTTTgcagagaaaatgaaagaaaactaCCCAATATTTAGAGATTTCCCGGTCCTTGATCCTTGCTTCAATGTATCTGGCATAGAGGAGAACAACATCCACCTACCTGAGCTCGGGATTGCATTTGTAGACGGCACAGTTTGGAATTTCCCTGCTGAGAACTCCTTCATTTGGTTGAGCGAGGATTTGGTTTGCTTGGCAATTCTAGGAACTCCAAAATCTACCTTCTCGATCATCGGAAACTACCAGCAACAGAATTTCCATATACTCTATGATACAAAGAGGTCTAGGCTAGGGTTCACACCCACAAAGTGTGCGGACATATAA